TCGACTCTCTCAAACGCACGTTCGGTTAGATGATTTCGAAGCAGTATATGAATCTACCATTTTCAGATTTTGTTAGATCCTGAGTTTTAATTAGTAAGTACCCTGTGTCGGACAATGGCAAATGGTGTTTCGAGGAGGGACAAAACTTATATTTTGATATTAGTACGAAGAAAATGGATATGGCGGATCAACATCATAGTTACTTATTCGATAATATTAGTATTGTATAATTTTATCACTGTCTTGTCTTTGTACTAATGTAATGTCATTGTATATACTGGCCGTTTGCAATATTTACTTTGAATATTGATTTCTTTTTACCGGATTTTCAGGATGGGGTACCAAAGAGGGGTTGATCATATCCATTTTGGCCCACAGAAATGCCGCACAACGCAAGCTGATTCGACAAGTTTATGCAGAGACCTACGGAGAAGATTTGCTCAAAGCCTTGGATAAAGAACTAACAAATGATTTTGAGGTTACCTGATagtttttatatttgtttttcttATCGTTTGTGTTATGGGTTCCTGCAGCAAGAGTAAAACTTGGGATTGACCATGAAAACCTACACCATAAGCTTCCACCTACAACATGTTTGACTATTTGGTCATGGGTTCATCAGTTCTTGGGGACCTTCCTTGACATCCTCCCCAGAAAAGAATAAACTTGATTATTTGTACATCCTCCCCAGAAAAGAATAAACTTGATTATGTGTCATCATGAAAGACTGAGACTATAGTTACTTATTTTTGTCGTGGAGCCAGtattattctattttatttcattcgTGTTTTCAAATGTATACGCCAGAGGGTTGTGATGCTCTGGACGCTGGACCCTCCGGAGAGAGATGCATATATTGCTAATGAAGCTACAAAGAGGTGGACATCGAGCAATCAAGTTCTCGTGGAGATAGCATGTGCAAGATCACCAAAAGAATTGCTTTTGGCTAGGGATGCTTATCATACTCGTTTTAAAAGGTCACTTGAGGAAGACGTTGCTTATCACACAACTGGAGACTTCAGAAAggtagaaaaagaaaaaaaaaaacaaagaactaTTTCATGCTAAATTTGACCATTTCCACGAGTATATTATAGCTTTAAACCCAACACTTTGATCATTTGTAAGGATGCTTGTGCTGGTTCTTTTGGATAATTTTGTTTAAGCCGTGATCTATAGCTATATTCTCTTGTAGCACTGTTGCACCTAGTCCAATGTCGAAAAATCTGTTGTTTTATATCCTGCAGATCGGTGTATGGGAAATTTAGCCCACTTTTTTACTTAGATAGTATAGTCACTCTAGTTCTTGAACCTATATTGTTGTCAGAAACCACTATGGATCGACATACACGAATTTTTGTTACTGGTTAAAAAATAGCTATTTAACAGATGGTTGATTTCTTTCAGCTTTTGGTTCCCTTAGTGAGCTCCTATCGCTATTGTGGGGATGATGTGGACTTGACTCTGGCCAAAAGAGAAGCTAAAATTCTACACGAGAAAATCTCAGAGAAGGCTTGCAGCGACGATGATCTCATCAGGATATTGGCCACGAGGAGCAAGGCACAAATCAATGCAACACTTAATCAGTACAAAAATGAATTTGGGAACGATATAAACAAGGTATGAATGCATATGCACAGTGCTGAGGCTCAAATATTTGTTCCTTTTACctgtatatattattatcattgAATGTAAAGTTATCTAAATAATATAAGATTTGAAACTGGAGTTTGTTGTTTGATTTTCTGACAATTATTATAACAGGATTTGAAAGCTGATCCTAAAGACGAGTACCTCTCCATTCTGAGAGCCACGGTGAAGTGTTTGGTTTACCCCGAGAAGTATTTTGAAAAGGTCATCCGGCTTGCAATAAATAATCGTGGGACTGACGAAGGAGCCTTAACCAGAGTAGTTGTCACAAGGGCTGAAGTTGACATGAAAGTTATCATAGATGAGTATCACAGAAGAACTAGTGTGCCTCTGGATCGAGCCATTGCTAAGGATACTACAGGAGATTACGAGGATATGCTTCTCGCCCTCATCGGACATGGGGAAGCTTGAGTCTCCCCTTTTGGCGTTTTGAACCggataaataaacaaataatatcGAATCATCTTGATCGAACTTTGTTGTTTTGTGAGGTGTGTTACATGAAAACTTATTTATTCTACTGCGTCCACATTGAGAATTGCTGAACATGAGGCTGCGATTCTTGGATCTCTCTCTCTTTATGTATTcaattcaatataaaaaaattcctgTATAATATATGTTATCATACATTATATCATGTGTGTATTAATAAagaattatttttacaattcacgcacatttattttaaaaaaagtataatCTATGATTCCTTGCTGCTATAATTTCTGGTTCACTGCCTCAGATATTACATATTCTGATGGGCAGAATTTCAAGAATTGTTCCCACTGAGTATGTGCCGCCAGCATTTCTGGAGAGTATTACCCCACGCCAGAGGACCAGCATAAACAGATCAATCCTCACACGTTTCGgatttttttatacattttacatatattaatctATATAAAAGCTACAAGAAAAGGATACATATAATttcatttccaaaaaaattaacaacgaaataaaataaaacatcatcaTTTCAGTCTTAGCATCTTGAGGTCAAATTCTTGAAATATCTGTAATCATGGGAGCAGTGGGTGCCTGCAACAACCTGTCAGCTGCTGTGTTACTGCCGAGTCAACGTGGGTGCGACTCAATACCGCGCCGCCTCAATGTGGTGAAGCCATTTCTTTCCATCCCGGAAACCCTTCGCTCCTTTCGTCTTTGTCCGCCGGAAGTTCGAGCTTCATCCACTTCCTTTGTCGAAGCTAAACCCGTAATTTTCCTTCTTTTATTCATGTAATTTCTCGGGTACCTATTGTCAAATTGTTAGGCTTTAATTGGTGTTCGGAAATATGAAAATTCACTCCAACTGTTGGAAAAGGATTGTGGGATTAAATTCATTCACAACTTACATCTTGCTTGATCAATGCATGAATGGCTCTCTGTTTATCTCAATAATTAATTACGACGCTTTAATAAAATTCGACCTATATGGACCTAAAATATCATTTCTTTTTGCAGTTTGAAACAATTTACTGACATCATTGTGAATATCGAATTATAAATTTACTTCTCAATTTTTAATCCGCTTTTGAATATAGGAACCTGTTGTGGATGAGGTGAAGCTAAATTTGCGCAATAAGATTTTATCTTGTCCCATTTGCTACGAGCCATTAATTTGGAACAGCCAACCTGGGTTATCTTTGTGAGTGATGTGAAACTCGACAACTGATCATTTATACATATTTGCTGATGATTTTATTATCCATCATTTGGTCTTATTAATAGGAATTGAAACTTGAATGCATCGTGCAGGGAGTCTTTAGCTCGTTGTAGTTTGCAGTGCCAAAAATGCAGGAAGTTGTATTCTGGCAACGAGTCACATATTGACTTGACAGTAACTGGTGGTGGGAAGGTGTATGGCGAGTCTAAGGCAGCCTCTACCGAGATTTTTAGGTGACTAACATTCTTGGATTCATGATGTGttcaaatattgtttttttattgtaacATCATATTTCACCGACTAGCTTGTTCATAAAGGCCAATAATTTTGTGAAATTAAAATGATGTTGGATCTCTTATTACCTTTCTGATCATCTGCTCATGGCTAAACTATCTGTGACTTCAAATGCAGTTGGGTCTGATACATGTGCCAATTGCTCATTTGCTAATCAGCTAACATGTGCTAATAACGTGTACTTTACAGACTTGTTTCTCAAGTTTAATGGATGAACTCTTCATTCAAACAGGTTGCCTTTGGTATCATTTCTCTATGAAAGAGGGTGGCGACAAAGTTTCTCTTTTTTAGGAGGTTTTCCAGGCCCAGAAAAGGAGGTAACTGATCATCCGACATTAACTTTTGTTGACAAATGCCTTTGCTTATTTTGCTTAATGGATTTGACTGCAGTTTGAACTGATCAAAACTTACCTCAAGCCAATTTTGGGTGGAAATATTATTGATGCAAGTTGCGGAAGTGGGATGTTTTCTAGACTTTTTGCCAAGAGTGGATTATTTTCCCTTGTTGTTGGCTTGGACTTTTCCGAGACTATGTTAGAACAATGCTACGAATTCATTAAGCAAGAAGACAACTTTCCTGATGAGTatgttttttttacataaatactTGAATAATTTGCTCGTGACATTTCTTGCACCTGCTTTTGAAATTTGATTGtagatttgtttgtttttcaaatTGGTTTTTCATAGGAACTTAATCCTGGTTAGAGCTGATATCTCAAGGCTTCCATTTGCTTCCCATACTGTGGATGCTGTGCATGCCGGTGCTGCTTTGCACTGCTGGCCTTCACCATCAGCAGCGGTAAGAATACCTCAATCTTAATATGTCCCATTTTGTCTGTGTGCCGCTGATTGACAGCCATCATGACTGAtactttgaaataaaattttggtttaAACCTTCGGAACGTGTCCACCAAAATTTGATAGATCTACTGCAAAGGACAGAATGGTTTCCCAGATCTCATCTGTTTATcggttttgttcttgttttgtgCCTGCAATTCTTGTTCTTCATATCTTTTCAATATGAAAGGTGGGAATTTCATGGAATCGTGGGATTAGGCCAAAGGTTAAAGCTATTTCCATCAAACAGTAATGAGCTGATGTTATATTCTGTCGTTATATAACAGGTAGCAGAAATAAGTCGCGTGTTAAAACCTGGAGGAATATTTGTCGCTACAACTTACATTCTAGATGGTCTCCTCTCATATGCTCCTCTACGTAGACCTCTACGTCAGGCATGTTTACTTGACGTTATCTATAGACTGATGGAACTGTCAAAATGTTGAAGCTTAACAACCGTTTCTATTTGAAAATTCGAAACTTTCAATCTCAACCTTAATGATTGCAGTGCAATTGTTTTGCGATTGCAGACCCTTGCAGAAGTCACAGGCAGTCATGCATTTTTATCAGAGAAAGAACTCGAAGATCTCTGCACATCGTGCGGGCTTACCGGTTTTACTTGCACCAGAAATCGAAGGTTCGTAATGATCTCAGCCATGAAACCTGTTGAGTTATAGGTGAGTTTGTGTCGTGCTTTCCGTTGTATACTTGAAATCCAAGACTGACCGACCCTTCATAGAAATGTTTACACCTACAACTGAAACACTCTGAGGTGTGAAATATGTATATGTCAAAATACAAGGCGCTCATTGTTacttattattaaataaaattagaatgtataattttatattcCCCCATGCAAGTTGGTACATCTTCGAATAATAATTTTCGTTATATATCAAATGAAATGATTAAAGAAAAGAATCTTGCTTATTTACTTGAGTATTTTGTCTCAAAAAGTTATTATTGTAACGCACACCGTTTTGTTGGGAACAAGGGACTGGCCAACGTAAATATCATCGACATTGTCTGGTTTATTTTGTGGCGACAAATCTTCTGATATTACCAAAAATTAATCCTCCGTAGGCAGGAGAAAAATGGAATAACTATTTGTGGCTTGTATTTCTTTACAAGTCAGGCGGCTAAAGACCTAGACATATCTAGGATGTGGTTAATATTTTGACATGTTACGGAACAAGGACAAACAATTTCCTTTTTAGCTTAGCTTAGCTTAATCGGTTAGTTGTAGGCATGATTAAACTTGTTCCGGCCGAGTGATGAAACCGAGCTAATCCTGTAGGATACCGGATTGGACTGGTTTCGATTTGTCGGATTGATAGTGTAATTTAATCTAAATCTGAATTAAACTGGATTGAAATCCGATTGGACCTGATTGAGATCAAATGGGAATCAATTTTTCTAGAAAAAAACAAATAAGTGTATAATAAATTAGATATAAATACAATTccaattcttaattttttttaattatccaNNNNNNNNNNNNNNNNNNNNNNNNNNNNNNNNNNNNNNNNNNNNNNNNNNNNNNNNNNNNNNNNNNNNNNNNNNNNNNNNNNNNNNNNNNNNNNNNNNNNNNNNNNNNNNNNNNNNNNNNNNNNNNNNNNNNNNNNNNNNNNNNNNNNNNNNNNNNNNNNNNNNNNNNNNNNNNNNNNNNNNNNNNNNNNNNNNNNNNNNNNNNNNNNNNNNNNNNNNNNNNNNNNNNNNNNNNNNNNNNNNNNNNNNNNNNNNNNNNNNNNNNNNNNNNNNNNNNNNNNNNNNNNNNNNNNNNNNNNNNNNNNNNNNNNNNNNNNNNNNNNNNNNNNNNNNNNNNNNNNNNNNNNNNNNNNNNNNNNNNNNNNNNNNNNNNNNNNNNNNNNNNNNNNNNNNNNNNNNNNNNNNNNNNNNNNNNNNNNNNNNNNNNNNNNNNNNNNNNNNNNNNNNNNNNNNNNNNNNNNNNNNNNNNNNNNNNNNNNNNNNNNNNNNNNNNNNNNNNNNNNNNNNNNNNNNNNNNNNNNNNNNNNNNNNNNNNNNNNNNNNNNNNNNNNNNNNNNNNNNNNNNNNNNNNNNNNNNNNNNNNNNNNNNNNNNNNNNNNNNNNNNNNNNNNNNNNNNNNNNNNNNNNNNNNNNNNNNNNNNNNNNNNNNNNNNNNNNNNNNNNNNNNNNNNNNNNNNNNNNNNNNNNNNNNNNNNNNNNNNNNNNNNNNNNNNNNNNNNNNNNNNNNNNNNNNNNNNNNNNNNNNNNNNNNNNNNNNNNNNNNNNNNNNNNNNNNNNNNNNNNNNNNNNNNNNNNNNNNNNNNNNNNNNNNNNNNNNNNNNNNNNNNNNNNNNNNNNNNNNNNNNNNNNNNNNNNNNNNNNNNNNNNNNNNNNNNNNNNNNNNNNNNNNNNNNNNNNNNNNNNNNNNNNNNNNNNNNNNNNNNNNNNNNNNNNNNNNNNNNNNNNNNNNNNNNNNNNNNNNNNNNNNNNNNNNNNNNNNNNNNNNNNNNNNNNNNNNNNNNNNNNNNNNNNNNNNNNNNNNNNNNNNNNNNNNNNNNNNNNNNNNNNNNNNNNNNNNNNNNNNNNNNNNNNNNNNNNNNNNNNNNNNNNNNNNNNNNNNNNNNNNNNNNNNNNNNNNNNNNNNNNNNNNNNNNNNNNNNNNNNNNNNNNNNNNNNNNNNNNNNNNNNNNNNNNNNNNNNNNNNNNNNNNNNNNNNNNNNNNNNNNNNNNNNNNNNNNNNNNNNNNNNNNNNNNNNNNNNNNNNNNNNNNNNNNNNNNNNNNNNNNNNNNNNNNNNNNNNNNNNNNNNNNNNNNNNNNNNNNNNNNNNNNNNNNNNNNNNNNNNNNNNNNNNNNNNNNNN
This window of the Primulina huaijiensis isolate GDHJ02 chromosome 3, ASM1229523v2, whole genome shotgun sequence genome carries:
- the LOC140974588 gene encoding annexin Gh1-like, with translation MSTLCVPAQVPSVAEDCEQLHKAFSGWGTKEGLIISILAHRNAAQRKLIRQVYAETYGEDLLKALDKELTNDFERVVMLWTLDPPERDAYIANEATKRWTSSNQVLVEIACARSPKELLLARDAYHTRFKRSLEEDVAYHTTGDFRKLLVPLVSSYRYCGDDVDLTLAKREAKILHEKISEKACSDDDLIRILATRSKAQINATLNQYKNEFGNDINKDLKADPKDEYLSILRATVKCLVYPEKYFEKVIRLAINNRGTDEGALTRVVVTRAEVDMKVIIDEYHRRTSVPLDRAIAKDTTGDYEDMLLALIGHGEA
- the LOC140974587 gene encoding uncharacterized methyltransferase At1g78140, chloroplastic-like; amino-acid sequence: MGAVGACNNLSAAVLLPSQRGCDSIPRRLNVVKPFLSIPETLRSFRLCPPEVRASSTSFVEAKPEPVVDEVKLNLRNKILSCPICYEPLIWNSQPGLSLESLARCSLQCQKCRKLYSGNESHIDLTVTGGGKVYGESKAASTEIFRLPLVSFLYERGWRQSFSFLGGFPGPEKEFELIKTYLKPILGGNIIDASCGSGMFSRLFAKSGLFSLVVGLDFSETMLEQCYEFIKQEDNFPDENLILVRADISRLPFASHTVDAVHAGAALHCWPSPSAAVAEISRVLKPGGIFVATTYILDGLLSYAPLRRPLRQTLAEVTGSHAFLSEKELEDLCTSCGLTGFTCTRNRRFVMISAMKPVEL